One window of Halopseudomonas maritima genomic DNA carries:
- a CDS encoding FecCD family ABC transporter permease translates to MTSVGLRGWPLALSAALLGLVLVLLSIGLGSARMPPQTTLAALLQFDPGNSDHLLVRELRVPRTLLALVVGAALAASGVIMQALTRNPLADPGVLGVNAGAAAAVAAGIALVGVQSATGQLLCALLGAALAGALVVLLSGLRSGADPIRVVLVGTALSAVLLALTQLITLNSEEQVFDQFRHWAVGSLQGRGMAVLLTLLLPVGGALLASLLLARALDALVLGEELGSALGARPRLTWLLCAGVIALLAGAATAAAGPIAFVGLTAPHLARQLAGGNHRQLLPVAMLCGALLTLLADLFGRLVAHPGEVSVGIMVALIGGPSFALLARRRRFVL, encoded by the coding sequence GTGACAAGCGTCGGCTTGCGGGGCTGGCCACTGGCGCTGTCGGCTGCTCTGCTGGGGTTGGTACTGGTGTTGCTGAGCATTGGGCTGGGCAGCGCCCGCATGCCGCCGCAGACCACCCTGGCAGCGTTGCTGCAGTTTGATCCCGGCAACAGCGATCACTTGCTGGTGCGTGAGCTGCGCGTGCCGCGTACCTTGCTGGCGCTGGTGGTGGGCGCGGCCCTGGCCGCCTCTGGGGTGATCATGCAGGCGCTGACCCGCAATCCGCTGGCTGATCCGGGTGTATTGGGTGTCAACGCCGGTGCCGCCGCCGCAGTGGCAGCCGGTATTGCGCTGGTCGGCGTGCAGTCGGCTACCGGGCAGTTGCTCTGCGCGCTGCTGGGCGCCGCGCTGGCGGGAGCGTTGGTGGTGTTGCTGAGCGGGTTGCGCAGCGGCGCCGACCCGATCCGGGTAGTGCTGGTAGGCACCGCCCTGAGCGCCGTGCTGCTGGCACTGACTCAACTGATTACGCTGAACAGCGAAGAACAGGTGTTTGACCAGTTCCGCCACTGGGCGGTGGGTTCGTTGCAAGGGCGGGGCATGGCGGTGTTGTTGACGCTGCTGCTGCCGGTCGGTGGGGCGCTGCTGGCCTCGTTGCTGCTGGCGCGCGCGCTGGATGCGCTGGTGCTTGGCGAGGAGCTGGGCAGTGCGTTGGGTGCCCGGCCCCGGCTGACCTGGCTGCTGTGCGCTGGTGTGATTGCTCTGTTGGCTGGTGCGGCTACCGCGGCTGCTGGCCCGATAGCTTTTGTTGGGCTCACCGCGCCCCATCTGGCACGTCAGCTCGCGGGCGGCAATCACCGGCAGCTGCTGCCGGTGGCCATGCTGTGCGGTGCCCTGCTGACGTTGCTGGCAGATCTGTTTGGGCGGTTGGTGGCGCACCCCGGTGAGGTCAGTGTAGGCATCATGGTGGCGCT